The nucleotide window CTCATGGTGATCAACCGCCCGGCGCTGGGCGTCATTGAGGCCGGCGAGAAAGCTCATGGGGCGATGGTACGGACATTGGCTTTTAGAAGCGCCGCACCAGGCATCCAGGCCAGAGCCAGGATGTAACCAGTGATCACCTGCTGCAGGGACGTTTTCAACAGGGTGGATTCCACCAGAGACGACATCAGGATGAACACAGCACAGGCCAAAGCAAGCCTGCACAGCGGCCCCTGATCCCCGGCCAATCCCTGAAACAAGCGCTGAAAGGTGAGCCCCAAGGCGATCAGCAGCAGCACCAGGCTGACAAGCCCCTGATCGGCGAGCACCTGCAGAAACACGTTGTGCGCATGGGGAATGCCCGTGGTGTAGCCGGGGAGAAACACCTTGCCGGCGCAATGGTCCGACACCCGGTCATACCCCTGGCCGGTGAACAGATCAGGGCCCGCCTGCAATGACCGCAGCACGAAGCACTGAGCCACGCGGGCACGCCCGGCATCGCTTGGATTCAGGTTCGCCAATGGGCTGAAGGGGGCATACAGCGCCACGTTGAACACCAGGCACAGGGCGAGAACGGCAGCCGCCAAAGCTCGGCCATGGCGAGCCACCCACCGGCGACGCTGCCAACACAGTTCAGCGACAACAACGGCAAGGATCGGAAACAGCAGCGCGGCCCGTGAGCCTGTGCCAAAGGCCAGGACGAAACTGAGCGCACCGATCAGCGCCGCCCCACGGGACCACCAGATCCGCGCCTCCCAGCGGAACAGCCCGTACCCCACGAGCGTCAGCAAGCCGTATAGGTATCCGCTGCGGTTGATCGTGATCTTTTGGATGCGAAGGGCTTCCTGAGGAAGACGATCACGCAGGGCAGACCAGGGAATGACATCGAGGTTGCCGTTCAGGCGATCGAATTCCACAAACGGAAGCGACACCACAACGGTGCACAGCACGATCCATAGAGCCAGGGGCCACTGCGCCGGTGACTGGCGCAAGCCTGCAGCAAACGCCAGCAGAACCAGGATGAGATCGGTGGGCGCCGCCACGCTCACCGGATGAATCACAGCTCCCACGCTCACTGCCAGAACGCCGATCAGCACCGCATAGGCCGGCTGCCCCGGCAGGTTCCCTAGCAATTTCAGACTGCACCAGAGCGCCAGGATCCAGATCATCCCCGCGGGATCGCCGCTGCGCTGCCACGCCAGCCCTAGGAGCGAGAGCGGCAGCAGTAGATCCAGCCAAGGGGAGGCCAGTCGTTGGACCAATCCTGTCAACAGTTACCGATCTGGTGGTTCTAAGCCTGCCAGACATGAACCACAGCATTCCTGTCGTGGCCGAGAATGCCGACCAACTTGATCATTCGATCGTGTCCGCACTCACCCGCTGCCTGCAGGAAGAGGCTGCCGCCATTGCGGCGGCGGCCTCTCAGCTGTCTGCAGACGAGGTTGAGGGAGCACTGGCCCTTCTGGAGCGCTGTGCTGACCGCAAGGCCAAATTGGTGATCACGGGGGTTGGCAAGAGCGGGATCGTGGCCCGCAAGATTGCCGCTACCTTCTCCTCCATCGGCCTGATGGCCCTTTACCTCAATCCCCTTGATGCCCTGCACGGGGACCTGGGCGTGGTCGCTCCTGACGATGTTTGCCTGCTGCTGTCCAACAGTGGAGAAACGGCAGAGCTTTTGGAAGTGCTCCCCCATCTCAAACGTCGTGGTACGGCCCGGATCGCCCTGGTGGGACGGGCCGACTCCTCCCTGGCCCGCGGCAGTGATGTGGTGCTCGACGCCTCCGTGGATCGGGAGGTCTGCCCTCTCAACCTCGCCCCCACGGCCAGCACCGCAGTGGCCATGGCCATCGGCGATGCCCTGGCGGCGGTGTGGATGGAACGGCGCGGGATTTCCTCAGCCGACTTTGCCCTGAACCACCCAGCCGGTGCCCTGGGTAAGCAGCTCACGATGACGGTGGCTGATCTGATGATCCCTGTCGCCCAGCTGCCATCGATCACACCCACGACGCCACTACCGGACGTGATCGGTCGCCTAACCCAAGGGGCGATCGGCAGCGGCTGGGTAGAGGACCCCGCCCAACCAGGCCGTCTGCTGGGACTGATCACGGACGGCGATCTGCGCCGAGCCCTGCGTGATCACGGTCCAGAACGTTGGCCAGCGCTCACCGCTGGCGAGCTGATGACGGCGGATCCGATCACGGTGTCGGCCGACATCCTGGCCGTGGAAGCGATTCAGCGCATGGAGCACAACCGTCGCAAACCGATCTCCGTGCTGCCGGTCGTGGATGAGCACGATGGCTTGCATGGTCTGCTGCGCTTGCACGATCTCGTCCAGGCCGGGCTGGCCTGATGCAACACCTGCTGCGCGAATGGCAATGGCACAGGCAGCGCCAGCGGTTAGCCACGCTCCAGCTGCTGGTCTTGGATGTGGATGGTGTGCTCACCGATGGCGGGCTCTGGTTCAACCCTGACGGACAGCTGCAGAAACGCTTCGATGTGCGCGACGGACTCGGGCTGCGATTGCTTCAAAAAGCGAGCCTGCATCTGGCCTTTCTTAGTGGCGGCCAAGGCGGTGCCACGGAGGTGAGGGCACGCCAGCTGGGC belongs to Synechococcus sp. WH 7805 and includes:
- a CDS encoding SIS domain-containing protein; its protein translation is MNHSIPVVAENADQLDHSIVSALTRCLQEEAAAIAAAASQLSADEVEGALALLERCADRKAKLVITGVGKSGIVARKIAATFSSIGLMALYLNPLDALHGDLGVVAPDDVCLLLSNSGETAELLEVLPHLKRRGTARIALVGRADSSLARGSDVVLDASVDREVCPLNLAPTASTAVAMAIGDALAAVWMERRGISSADFALNHPAGALGKQLTMTVADLMIPVAQLPSITPTTPLPDVIGRLTQGAIGSGWVEDPAQPGRLLGLITDGDLRRALRDHGPERWPALTAGELMTADPITVSADILAVEAIQRMEHNRRKPISVLPVVDEHDGLHGLLRLHDLVQAGLA
- a CDS encoding O-antigen ligase — encoded protein: MTGLVQRLASPWLDLLLPLSLLGLAWQRSGDPAGMIWILALWCSLKLLGNLPGQPAYAVLIGVLAVSVGAVIHPVSVAAPTDLILVLLAFAAGLRQSPAQWPLALWIVLCTVVVSLPFVEFDRLNGNLDVIPWSALRDRLPQEALRIQKITINRSGYLYGLLTLVGYGLFRWEARIWWSRGAALIGALSFVLAFGTGSRAALLFPILAVVVAELCWQRRRWVARHGRALAAAVLALCLVFNVALYAPFSPLANLNPSDAGRARVAQCFVLRSLQAGPDLFTGQGYDRVSDHCAGKVFLPGYTTGIPHAHNVFLQVLADQGLVSLVLLLIALGLTFQRLFQGLAGDQGPLCRLALACAVFILMSSLVESTLLKTSLQQVITGYILALAWMPGAALLKANVRTIAP